In the genome of Saccopteryx leptura isolate mSacLep1 chromosome 10, mSacLep1_pri_phased_curated, whole genome shotgun sequence, one region contains:
- the CCRL2 gene encoding C-C chemokine receptor-like 2 isoform X2, with protein MAAYTLAPDEDDYDVLIEGDLNISETEQCHQYDAKVLWAALGPQFYTAVSLVGLLDNILVMFILVKFKRLRQVEHIYFLNLAVSNWCFSLALLLWVLTASDGGTLGHPMCTVLMTLSSVGLHGEVLFSALLTLQSYLVSFQARRFSSATRKVPCGIIASVLAWVIAILVTLPEFLLHKSQMDSHRYKCFLGSPHTLPGQEAFWKRFLTLKANIVGLLVPLLVLTVCCGRMRRTLRSREKQHDLPKLAFAIMVVFLLMWAPYNIALFLATFKNSFALHDCRSIYNLDRSVQVTRIVASTHCCVNLLLCVLLDQEFRKRLCCLCRLCADTPLRPAEDPARDTPQEEHDLSTKL; from the coding sequence ATGGCCGCCTACACGTTGGCACCAGACGAGGATGATTATGACGTCCTCATCGAGGGAGATCTGAATATCAGCGAAACAGAACAGTGTCACCAGTATGACGCCAAAGTCCTGTGGGCCGCGCTGGGGCCTCAGTTCTACACCGCGGTGTCCCTAGTGGGTCTCCTGGATAACATCCTGGTTATGTTTATCCTGGTAAAATTTAAAAGGCTCCGACAGGTGGAACATATCTATTTCCTAAACTTGGCAGTTTCTAATTGGTGTTTCTCGCTCGCCTTACTGCTCTGGGTTCTCACTGCCTCCGACGGGGGGACTCTGGGCCACCCCATGTGTACTGTCCTCATGACACTGTCCTCCGTGGGCCTGCACGGCGAGGTGCTGTTCAGCGCCCTTCTGACTCTGCAGAGCTACCTGGTGTCTTTCCAGGCGAGAAGGTTTTCCTCGGCCACCAGGAAGGTGCCCTGTGGCATCATCGCAAGTGTCCTGGCGTGGGTGATAGCCATTCTGGTCACCTTGCCTGAGTTCCTGCTCCACAAATCTCAGATGGACAGCCACAGATACAAGTGCTTCTTGGGCAGTCCTCATACCCTGCCAGGTCAGGAGGCATTCTGGAAGCGTTTCCTGACCTTAAAGGCGAACATCGTGGGGCTTCTCGTCCCCCTGTTGGTTTTGACAGTTTGCTGCGGGCGAATGAGAAGAACGCTGAGGTCACGAGAAAAGCAGCATGACCTTCCCAAGCTTGCCTTCGCCATAATGGTGGTTTTCCTTCTGATGTGGGCTCCCTACAACATTGCGCTTTTCCTGGCTACTTTTAAGAACTCCTTCGCCCTGCATGACTGCAGGAGCATCTACAACCTGGACAGGAGCGTGCAGGTGACAAGGATCGTCGCCAGCACCCACTGCTGCGTCAACCTGCTCCTCTGCGTGCTGCTCGACCAGGAGTTCCGGAAACGCCTCTGCTGTCTCTGCCGTCTGTGTGCTGACACTCCCCTGCGACCCGCCGAGGACCCGGCACGAGACACACCTCAGGAAGAACACGACCTCTCCACCAAACTGTAA
- the CCRL2 gene encoding C-C chemokine receptor-like 2 isoform X1, with protein MGSPPMAAYTLAPDEDDYDVLIEGDLNISETEQCHQYDAKVLWAALGPQFYTAVSLVGLLDNILVMFILVKFKRLRQVEHIYFLNLAVSNWCFSLALLLWVLTASDGGTLGHPMCTVLMTLSSVGLHGEVLFSALLTLQSYLVSFQARRFSSATRKVPCGIIASVLAWVIAILVTLPEFLLHKSQMDSHRYKCFLGSPHTLPGQEAFWKRFLTLKANIVGLLVPLLVLTVCCGRMRRTLRSREKQHDLPKLAFAIMVVFLLMWAPYNIALFLATFKNSFALHDCRSIYNLDRSVQVTRIVASTHCCVNLLLCVLLDQEFRKRLCCLCRLCADTPLRPAEDPARDTPQEEHDLSTKL; from the exons ATG GGCAGCCCGCCGATGGCCGCCTACACGTTGGCACCAGACGAGGATGATTATGACGTCCTCATCGAGGGAGATCTGAATATCAGCGAAACAGAACAGTGTCACCAGTATGACGCCAAAGTCCTGTGGGCCGCGCTGGGGCCTCAGTTCTACACCGCGGTGTCCCTAGTGGGTCTCCTGGATAACATCCTGGTTATGTTTATCCTGGTAAAATTTAAAAGGCTCCGACAGGTGGAACATATCTATTTCCTAAACTTGGCAGTTTCTAATTGGTGTTTCTCGCTCGCCTTACTGCTCTGGGTTCTCACTGCCTCCGACGGGGGGACTCTGGGCCACCCCATGTGTACTGTCCTCATGACACTGTCCTCCGTGGGCCTGCACGGCGAGGTGCTGTTCAGCGCCCTTCTGACTCTGCAGAGCTACCTGGTGTCTTTCCAGGCGAGAAGGTTTTCCTCGGCCACCAGGAAGGTGCCCTGTGGCATCATCGCAAGTGTCCTGGCGTGGGTGATAGCCATTCTGGTCACCTTGCCTGAGTTCCTGCTCCACAAATCTCAGATGGACAGCCACAGATACAAGTGCTTCTTGGGCAGTCCTCATACCCTGCCAGGTCAGGAGGCATTCTGGAAGCGTTTCCTGACCTTAAAGGCGAACATCGTGGGGCTTCTCGTCCCCCTGTTGGTTTTGACAGTTTGCTGCGGGCGAATGAGAAGAACGCTGAGGTCACGAGAAAAGCAGCATGACCTTCCCAAGCTTGCCTTCGCCATAATGGTGGTTTTCCTTCTGATGTGGGCTCCCTACAACATTGCGCTTTTCCTGGCTACTTTTAAGAACTCCTTCGCCCTGCATGACTGCAGGAGCATCTACAACCTGGACAGGAGCGTGCAGGTGACAAGGATCGTCGCCAGCACCCACTGCTGCGTCAACCTGCTCCTCTGCGTGCTGCTCGACCAGGAGTTCCGGAAACGCCTCTGCTGTCTCTGCCGTCTGTGTGCTGACACTCCCCTGCGACCCGCCGAGGACCCGGCACGAGACACACCTCAGGAAGAACACGACCTCTCCACCAAACTGTAA